One window from the genome of Nicotiana tomentosiformis chromosome 5, ASM39032v3, whole genome shotgun sequence encodes:
- the LOC138892145 gene encoding uncharacterized protein, which translates to MDSADPTFFSHPVIVPLEVVYPEMKSVSEGDSGDSEEDLDNLSISHFITSRSGGTFTKESVPKRPSTRKQKKVALDSALKENKEKKKRRRLLKSRLIDEEDVPPADIVEVENEKMVQEPIPLVRKTSKKAVSVKQKKVLSTKDAEVDGEGEVEKEKIVEKKKPLRKRPSSSEEPASSKRERVELSELERRANLKKQKVLWGRVFDSETLD; encoded by the coding sequence ATGGACAGTGCTGACCCTACCTTCTTTTCTCACCCTGTTATAGTCCCTTTGGAGGTTGTGTACCCTGAGATGAAGTCTGTGTCGGAGGGAGATTCTGGTGACAGTGAGGAGGACCTAGATAATCTATCTATATCCCATTTTATTACTTCTAGGAGTGGTGGGACATTCACAAAAGAGTCTGTCCCTAAACGACCCTCCACTAGAAAGCAGAAGAAGGTTGCTCTTGACAGTGCATTGAAGGAGaataaggagaaaaagaaaaggagaaggcTTTTGAAAAGTAGACTTATTGATGAGGAGGATGTGCCTCCGGCAGATATTGTAGAGGTTGAGAATGAGAAGATGGTTCAGGAACCTATTCCTCTTGTCAGGAAAACATCTAAGAAAGCAGTTTCTGTTAAACAAAAGAAGGTTCTATCTACAAAGGATGCTGAAGTTGATGGTGAAGGAGAAGTTGAGAAGGAGAAAATTGTTGAGAAGAAGAAGCCTCTCAGAAAGAGGCCAAGTAGCAGTGAGGAACCTGCTTCCTCAAAGAGGGAAAGAGTAGAACTGTCTGAGCTTGAAAGAAGAGCAAATTTGAAAAAGCAGAAAGTTCTATGGGGAAGAGTATTCGACTCTGAGACTCTTGATTGA